The following proteins come from a genomic window of Sesamum indicum cultivar Zhongzhi No. 13 linkage group LG10, S_indicum_v1.0, whole genome shotgun sequence:
- the LOC105172487 gene encoding probable leucine-rich repeat receptor-like protein kinase At5g49770, producing MICWRILCSLLVVLVQVFGTAARTNTDDFVALEALKDVWKNLPPSWDGDDPCGNDWDGISCSDDRVTSISLGSMNLNGQLSSDIQKLSALVILDLSYNNLNGALPTSIGNLKKLTTLILVGCGLSGRIPDSIGSLPELQLLSLNSNNFVGPIPPSIGNLSKLYLLDLTDNKLSGTIPVSKGSTPGLDMLVSAGHFHLGKNQLSGEIPPQLFSSKLTLIHLLLENNRLTGSIPSSLGLVQTLEVVRLDRNSLSGSVPENLSNLLRVQELFLANNYLTGPLPNLTGMTSLTHLDMSNNSFDATDFPPWFSSLQSLAALIMDDTHIQGQLPVSLFDIPCLQTVSLKNNQLNGTLNIGSDHSDELELIDLRNNSIEAITQRAGYSIEITLVGNPICNEGGTEKYCTIPQQQNYSTPPKSCTPLPCDLDKTSSPTCRCAYPYSGTLVFSAPSFASFGNTSVFGSLQQKLLSKFRSESQPVDSVSLSNPTRKEDGNLELNLQVFPSGQDYFNRTGISGLALILSKQTFTTPDGFGPYSFNANNYTYFTGSRNSGISSAHIGALVGALVGGLVLLLLSLVIGIYAFRQKKRAEIAGKKSDPFASWDPSRSGGRVPHVKGAICFSFDELKKCTDNFSGMNEIGHGGYGKVYRGTLPSGQLVAVKRAQHGSSQGGIEFATEIELLSRVHHKNLVSLLGFCFDQGEQMLVYEYIINGSLKDGLTGRTGIRLDWMRRLRIALGAARGIHYLHELADPPIIHRDIKTSNILLDERLNAKVADFGLSKPMGEQERSHVTTEVKGTAGYFDPEYYMTQQLTQKSDVYSFGVVLLELLTARRPIEKGKYIVNEVKQAMDKTKDMYNLEGILDPIVASNTVPGSVEKVTDLALKCIQEPGFNRPTMGEVLKEIENIMELAGLNPNAESTASSQSFDARKASSHPYTSESLSSHSGASPP from the exons ATGATTTGTTGGAGGATTCTTTGTTCTCTGCTTGTTGTTCTAGTCCAAGTTTTTGGCACAGCAGCTCGGACAAATACAGATGATT TTGTTGCTCTAGAGGCCCTGAAAGACGTATGGAAAAATCTTCCACCCAGTTGGGATGGTGATGATCCTTGTGGAAATGATTGGGATGGAATTAGCTGCAGCGATGATCGCGTTACTTCCAT CTCATTAGGGAGCATGAATTTAAATGGTCAGTTATCATCCGACATCCAAAAATTATCTGCACTGGTGATTCT TGATCTATCATATAACAATTTGAACGGAGCGCTTCCTACATCGATTGGAAATTTGAAGAAGTTGACGACCTT AATCCTTGTTGGTTGCGGGTTGTCTGGTCGAATACCAGACTCAATAGGATCTTTACCAGAGTTGCAATTGCT GTCTCTTAATTCGAACAACTTTGTTGGTCCGATACCGCCTTCCATTGGCAATTTATCAAAACTGTATCTGCTGGATTTGACTGATAATAAGCTCAGCGGAACTATCCCTGTCTCCAAGGGAAGCACACCTGGTCTTGATATGCTTGTCAGCGCCGGGCACTT CCATCTTGGAAAGAACCAGCTGTCTGGTGAAATACCGCCTCAGCTGTTTAGCTCAAAATTGACCCTTATACATTT GCTTCTCGAAAACAATAGGCTAACTGGAAGCATCCCTTCCTCACTGGGGCTTGTGCAGACTCTGGAAGTTGT ACGGCTCGATAGGAACTCTTTGAGTGGATCTGTTCCGGAAAATCTCAGCAACCTCTTACGCGTCCAGGAACT TTTCTTGGCAAACAATTATTTGACTGGACCATTGCCCAACCTAACTGGCATGACATCGCTCACTCATCT GGACATGAgcaataattcatttgatgcaACGGATTTTCCCCCATGGTTTTCATCTTTGCAGTCTTTGGCTGCACT GATAATGGATGATACACACATTCAAGGGCAACTTCCAGTTTCCTTGTTCGACATTCCTTGTTTGCAAACTGT ATCATTGAAGAACAATCAACTAAATGGTACATTAAATATTGGCTCTGACCATAGCGACGAACTGGAGCTGATTGATCTACGGAACAATTCCATCGAGGCGATTACTCAAAGAGCTGGTTATAGTATTGAAATTAC ACTTGTGGGAAACCCAATATGTAATGAAGGAGGAACAGAGAAATACTGCACCATTCCTCAGCAGCAAAATTACTCAACGCCACCAAAAAGCTGCACACCCCTTCCCTGTGATTTGGACAAAACTTCTAGTCCCACCTGCAGATGTGCATATCCTTACTCTGGCACCCTGGTTTTTAGCGCTCCTTCTTTCGCTAGCTTTGGAAACACAAGTGTTTTTGGTTCTCTTCAGCAGAAACTATTGTCTAAATTTAGGTCTGAGAGTCAACCTGTGGATTCAGTTTCTTTGAGTAACCCCACGAGAAAAGAAGATGGCAACCTTGAACTGAATCTGCAAGTTTTTCCATCTGGCCAAGATTATTTCAACCGAACTGGGATATCTGGACTTGCACTTATCCTAAGCAAACAAACTTTTACTACACCAGATGGATTTGGGCCATATTCTTTCAATGCAAACAACTATACATACTTTACAG GGTCACGCAACTCTGGAATTAGCAGTGCACACATTGGAGCATTAGTTGGAGCATTAGTTGGTGGATTAGTCCTCCTTTTGTTGTCACTCGTTATAGGAATTTATGCTTTCCGCCAGAAGAAAAGAGCTGAAATAGCTGGAAAAAAGAGTGATCCTTTTG CATCCTGGGACCCAAGTAGAAGTGGTGGTAGAGTTCCTCACGTGAAAGGAGCCATATGTTTCTCATTTGATGAACTCAAGAAATGCACGGATAACTTCTCTGGAATGAATGAAATTGGACATGGTGGCTACGGAAAG GTATATAGAGGGACTCTTCCCAGTGGACAACTAGTTGCCGTTAAAAGAGCTCAGCATGGATCATCACAGGGTGGTATAGAGTTCGCAACTGAGATTGAGCTTCTCTCAAGAGTTCATCACAAGAACCTCGTGAGTCTACTTGGTTTTTGTTTCGATCAGGGTGAACAAATGTTGGTCTATGAGTATATCATAAACGGCAGTTTGAAGGATGGTCTTACAG GGAGGACGGGGATCAGGTTAGATTGGATGAGAAGACTTCGAATAGCTCTTGGAGCAGCCAGAGGGATTCATTATCTGCATGAACTAGCAGATCCCCCCATCATACACAGGGATATCAAAACGAGCAATATTTTGCTGGACGAACGTCTGAATGCAAAAGTAGCGGATTTTGGTCTCTCTAAGCCTATGGGTGAACAAGAAAGAAGTCATGTTACTACCGAAGTCAAAGGCACAGCG GGATACTTCGATCCTGAATATTACATGACGCAGCAGTTGACTCAAAAGAGCGACGTATATAGCTTTGGAGTAGTACTATTGGAGCTTTTAACTGCACGAAGACCGATAGAGAAGGggaaatatattgttaatgAAGTGAAACAAGCAATGGATAAGACCAAGGATATGTATAACCTTGAGGGGATTCTCGACCCTATAGTTGCTTCCAATACCGTTCCAGGGAGCGTCGAGAAGGTCACTGATCTGGCTCTCAAGTGCATCCAAGAACCGGGCTTTAACAGGCCAACAATGGGTGAAGTGCTTAAAGAGATAGAGAATATCATGGAATTGGCTGGTCTGAATCCTAATGCTGAATCCACAGCGTCATCGCAAAGCTTTGACGCAAGGAAAGCCAGCAGCCATCCTTACACTAGTGAAAGTCTCTCTAGCCACAGTGGAGCTTCTCCTCCTTGA